A stretch of Desulfobacter hydrogenophilus DNA encodes these proteins:
- a CDS encoding response regulator transcription factor gives METAEKKRVLIIEDESHIAEGIKLNLTLQGYAAKVAADGIEGLEKWRTWHPDLIVLDIMLPMVDGFSILQTIRREDEKIPVLILSARGDTRDKVRGLKYGVDDYLSKPFDLEEFLLRVARLVKRKEWYAQPGKNDEKSGCSLFEGNSYSFGTNHIDFVTSTAQCASGEVVLTEQEIILLRIFIAHQGKPLSRKMLLKAGWGYARDTSTRTVDNFIVRFRKYFEPRPKFPVYFKSRRSVGYIFEPGE, from the coding sequence ATGGAAACGGCTGAAAAAAAACGTGTTCTGATCATAGAAGATGAATCCCATATTGCCGAGGGAATTAAGTTGAACCTCACTCTTCAGGGATATGCGGCCAAAGTGGCTGCCGACGGCATTGAAGGTCTTGAAAAATGGCGTACCTGGCACCCAGATCTTATTGTTCTGGATATTATGCTGCCCATGGTTGACGGGTTTTCCATTCTCCAGACCATCCGCCGGGAGGATGAAAAAATTCCTGTGCTGATTTTGTCGGCCCGGGGGGACACCCGGGATAAAGTTCGGGGATTGAAATACGGGGTGGATGATTACCTGTCTAAACCTTTTGATCTCGAAGAATTTCTTTTGCGTGTGGCGCGGCTTGTAAAACGCAAAGAATGGTACGCACAACCTGGGAAAAATGACGAAAAATCAGGCTGTTCTTTATTTGAAGGCAATTCTTATTCCTTTGGGACAAACCACATTGATTTTGTGACATCCACGGCCCAGTGTGCATCCGGTGAAGTGGTCCTGACCGAGCAGGAAATCATTTTGCTGCGCATTTTCATCGCCCATCAGGGAAAGCCCCTGTCCCGGAAAATGCTTCTTAAGGCCGGGTGGGGCTATGCCAGGGATACCTCCACCCGCACTGTGGACAACTTCATTGTCAGATTCAGGAAATATTTTGAACCCAGACCCAAATTCCCGGTATATTTTAAAAGTCGCAGGTCTGTGGGCTATATTTTTGAACCCGGGGAGTAA
- a CDS encoding sensor histidine kinase: MQILNPSRWYLHPVFIFACSIFALATFLVLTVSLYMEIRSALEVVMLKFNIAPQAIFPSKTGMTILVLSLLIFVVLAGIFLAFIYYQKTVNLFRLQHNFIYNFTHELKTPVTSLRLYLETFVRHPMDHGDVKKYSTDMLKDIDRLTENIDRILNLARIESQNFGSKVTRESLVVLLKRFCLKNASLFRDLEIKIENPSGGRFEYSVNAFLLDILLTNIFSNALRYNQSSTPCLTVLFKSYLQKVTIDFIDNGIGVEKQDAKKIFRKFYQGDRNSNQANTGSGLGLYLVSSIAAIHGWRASVSSEGKGKGAKFTITIPRASIAGVRDKELWKRLKKNVF, translated from the coding sequence ATGCAGATTTTGAACCCTTCCCGGTGGTATCTCCATCCGGTGTTTATTTTTGCCTGCTCCATTTTTGCCCTTGCCACATTCCTGGTCCTCACGGTCAGTCTGTACATGGAGATCCGTTCGGCCCTTGAGGTGGTGATGCTTAAGTTCAACATTGCGCCCCAGGCCATTTTTCCTTCCAAAACAGGTATGACAATACTTGTCCTAAGCCTTTTGATCTTTGTTGTTTTGGCCGGCATTTTTCTAGCCTTTATCTATTATCAAAAAACGGTGAACCTGTTCCGGCTTCAGCACAATTTTATCTATAATTTTACCCATGAATTGAAAACGCCTGTCACGTCTCTTCGCCTTTATCTTGAAACTTTTGTCCGGCATCCCATGGACCATGGGGATGTAAAAAAATACAGTACTGATATGCTCAAGGATATTGACCGGCTCACGGAGAATATAGACCGGATTCTTAATTTGGCACGTATAGAGAGCCAAAATTTTGGATCAAAGGTCACCCGGGAAAGCCTTGTGGTACTTTTAAAAAGGTTCTGTCTGAAAAATGCTTCCCTGTTCAGGGATCTTGAGATAAAGATTGAAAATCCGTCCGGTGGCAGATTCGAGTATTCGGTGAACGCCTTTTTATTGGATATTCTGCTGACCAATATTTTTTCAAATGCCCTCCGCTACAATCAAAGCAGCACACCTTGTCTGACCGTTTTATTTAAAAGTTACTTGCAGAAAGTTACCATAGATTTTATTGATAATGGTATAGGTGTGGAGAAACAGGATGCAAAAAAGATTTTTCGAAAATTTTACCAGGGAGACAGGAATAGTAACCAGGCAAATACAGGCTCTGGCCTTGGGTTGTATCTTGTATCAAGTATTGCTGCCATTCATGGCTGGCGGGCCTCGGTTTCCAGTGAAGGTAAGGGAAAAGGCGCCAAATTTACAATTACCATTCCCCGGGCAAGCATAGCCGGCGTTAGAGATAAAGAATTATGGAAACGGCTGAAAAAAAACGTGTTCTGA
- a CDS encoding DUF2325 domain-containing protein, which yields MDAMKCFSNIWEIERNFKCPVIGAMLSVDKHKDILKKCGWDVNGLKPYEYHSYIMGCMGDENAVSIKTNNYIRHQSRKYMKQIAVLYKKKDAKEVRALWNDYSARGVIGPVMYAIVSHKDTETDLLQDIHGEVHMLSHANMIEIFSIRRKLEAADQTLIREKNKGNEKNKKIRELVSQLRQADKEKTSLETDNVRLKKKLGELETQTIFQQSSGPDLNQEVERLEQVLSCQKEETLRAEREKKQLEIQLFSAKNENAMLKGEFAQLSSIFAAGTDDICTRREPKTCPVTGACPNENCPRRRLCARRIFMIGGITKMKSYYRQIVEKAGGEFDYHDGYLRSSNEDLAAKVRRCDVVVCPVSCNSHNACLKVKHLCTRYNKELKILNSASLSAVTQAVIIPDDAVSLN from the coding sequence ATGGATGCGATGAAGTGTTTTTCAAATATATGGGAAATTGAACGTAATTTTAAATGTCCGGTGATTGGTGCCATGTTGTCTGTGGACAAGCATAAAGATATTCTTAAAAAGTGCGGCTGGGATGTCAACGGCCTCAAACCCTATGAATACCACTCGTATATTATGGGGTGTATGGGGGATGAAAATGCGGTGTCCATCAAGACAAATAATTATATACGGCATCAGTCCAGAAAGTATATGAAGCAAATTGCGGTCCTGTATAAAAAAAAAGATGCGAAAGAGGTCAGGGCCTTATGGAATGACTATTCGGCCCGGGGTGTCATCGGCCCTGTGATGTATGCCATTGTGTCTCATAAGGATACAGAAACTGATCTACTCCAGGATATTCATGGTGAAGTTCATATGCTTTCCCATGCCAATATGATTGAAATTTTTAGTATCCGACGCAAACTCGAAGCTGCTGATCAGACCCTGATACGGGAAAAAAACAAGGGCAATGAAAAAAATAAAAAAATTCGGGAGCTGGTTAGTCAGTTGAGGCAGGCAGATAAAGAAAAGACTTCTCTTGAAACGGACAACGTCCGACTGAAAAAGAAACTTGGTGAACTTGAGACCCAAACGATTTTTCAGCAGTCGTCAGGCCCGGACCTAAATCAGGAGGTTGAACGTCTTGAACAGGTATTGAGCTGTCAAAAGGAAGAGACTCTTCGCGCGGAACGGGAAAAAAAACAACTTGAGATTCAATTGTTCAGTGCCAAAAATGAGAACGCAATGCTCAAGGGTGAGTTCGCACAACTATCTTCGATCTTTGCTGCCGGGACGGATGATATATGCACTCGCCGGGAGCCTAAAACTTGTCCGGTAACAGGGGCCTGCCCCAACGAGAATTGTCCAAGGCGCCGCCTGTGTGCCAGACGGATTTTTATGATAGGTGGAATTACGAAGATGAAATCCTATTACCGGCAGATTGTTGAAAAGGCCGGTGGCGAGTTTGACTACCATGATGGCTATCTTAGAAGCAGCAATGAGGATCTTGCTGCTAAAGTCAGACGGTGTGATGTTGTTGTCTGCCCCGTGAGCTGCAACAGCCATAATGCCTGTCTAAAGGTTAAGCATTTATGCACACGGTACAACAAAGAATTAAAAATTCTTAACAGCGCAAGCCTTTCAGCTGTAACCCAGGCGGTGATTATTCCTGATGACGCTGTAAGTCTCAACTAA
- a CDS encoding DUF6178 family protein: MNNDYQLANKTRKELKLKNLRRDILISDGAKALDMILEAPSPATLIQSFPDQDLYYLMHKIGVHDFIPVLALAASSQWEYILDVEVWDDDRLNTHMITQVFSLLFKADPQRLLRWTITEKPDFIEYYLSQKMYIFIREHDEVPPEDFEDYITLDDKFYFRFPGLQSGTNENSEGELLPQDTPRENGLPDDAPELIEQMIRTLAAMDLSVLHGLFLETLSLLPAETEEEQFRQKNIRLAEKGFLPAHEAVGIYQPVAGKDLTHRPAITNKSKALDPDIPLPPMFFTQFLKGDNLFAKTLKQISAQGGIPDLDSELAALINKVISADRIRIRNRESIEKPLEKTMSTLSLGLEVLMEGSKISVERAVDLITKYFLEDIFRTGSRESARLQAMVRKWYETSFIGAKDLPLSFLGETYLGIIGGLMVQRPMFFANYADKILYRNFAGLSDIRATQRQLDEIICLDDFLNRLNVDIATFTFGVLTYKSMILTLWIRDRMGLNKSKPLSLAPIEISKFKDFFAQLFGPEGTIGDTQAKDLGLWAAQASGVHETDLPTALQGILYALLRELESEYGHVRVQDLDPRFMPMFLLAGQK, translated from the coding sequence ATGAACAACGATTATCAACTGGCCAATAAAACCAGAAAAGAACTAAAACTTAAGAATCTGCGCCGGGACATCCTTATCAGCGACGGCGCCAAAGCCCTTGATATGATCCTGGAGGCCCCCTCCCCTGCCACGTTAATCCAGTCCTTTCCGGATCAGGACCTGTACTATTTAATGCATAAAATCGGGGTTCATGATTTCATTCCGGTTCTGGCCCTGGCCGCATCCAGTCAGTGGGAGTATATTCTTGACGTGGAGGTCTGGGATGACGACCGGCTCAACACCCATATGATCACCCAGGTATTTTCTCTTCTGTTCAAAGCCGATCCCCAACGTCTTCTGCGTTGGACCATCACGGAAAAACCCGATTTTATAGAATATTATCTGTCACAAAAGATGTATATTTTTATTCGGGAACATGATGAAGTACCACCCGAGGATTTTGAGGACTACATCACCTTGGATGATAAATTTTATTTCAGATTTCCAGGCCTGCAATCCGGTACAAATGAAAACTCGGAAGGGGAACTTTTACCTCAGGATACCCCCCGGGAAAATGGTTTGCCCGATGACGCGCCGGAATTAATCGAACAGATGATAAGAACCCTTGCCGCCATGGACCTGTCGGTCCTCCACGGCCTGTTCCTTGAAACCCTAAGCCTTCTGCCGGCCGAAACAGAGGAAGAACAATTCCGGCAAAAAAATATCAGACTTGCAGAAAAAGGGTTTTTACCGGCCCATGAGGCCGTTGGAATTTACCAACCGGTTGCCGGAAAAGACTTAACACATAGACCTGCAATCACCAATAAATCCAAGGCACTTGATCCGGATATTCCCCTGCCGCCCATGTTTTTCACCCAGTTTTTAAAAGGTGACAACCTGTTTGCAAAAACATTGAAACAAATCAGTGCGCAAGGAGGAATACCAGACCTTGACAGCGAACTTGCGGCCCTGATCAACAAGGTCATCAGTGCAGACCGGATCAGAATCAGGAATCGAGAATCCATTGAAAAGCCACTTGAAAAAACCATGTCAACCTTAAGTTTAGGACTTGAGGTGCTTATGGAAGGCTCCAAAATCAGCGTGGAGCGTGCCGTGGATCTGATTACAAAATATTTTCTTGAAGATATTTTCAGAACCGGAAGCCGGGAAAGTGCAAGGCTGCAGGCAATGGTGCGCAAATGGTATGAGACAAGTTTTATCGGGGCAAAAGACCTGCCCTTAAGTTTTCTGGGGGAAACGTACCTGGGCATCATCGGAGGGCTCATGGTTCAGCGGCCCATGTTTTTTGCCAACTATGCAGACAAGATCTTGTACCGCAATTTTGCCGGCCTTTCCGATATCAGGGCCACCCAGCGACAACTGGATGAAATCATCTGCCTGGATGATTTTCTCAACCGCCTGAATGTGGACATTGCCACCTTTACCTTTGGGGTGCTCACATACAAAAGCATGATCCTGACCTTGTGGATCCGGGACCGTATGGGTCTGAATAAATCAAAGCCATTGAGTCTTGCGCCCATTGAAATTTCTAAATTCAAAGATTTCTTTGCCCAGCTTTTCGGGCCTGAGGGGACCATCGGCGATACCCAGGCAAAGGATTTGGGATTATGGGCAGCACAGGCATCCGGCGTACATGAGACAGATCTGCCCACGGCGCTCCAGGGCATTTTGTACGCACTTTTGCGGGAATTGGAGTCGGAATACGGTCATGTACGAGTCCAGGACCTGGATCCACGGTTTATGCCCATGTTTCTTCTGGCCGGGCAGAAGTAA
- a CDS encoding SoxR reducing system RseC family protein has protein sequence MITEDGIVTHATPETAWIKTTRSAACESCSSKDSCGVSHHPSEEMTVILSNTLGVIKGDRVIVGINSAPMLFLSFLLYVFPIILLIIGALIGDALAPVLEMSRSALSMGFGFLLFAVAFFIIRKKQAGMSKKDKYKPFLVRKKSPLSS, from the coding sequence ATGATTACTGAAGACGGCATTGTCACCCACGCTACACCTGAAACAGCCTGGATTAAAACCACCCGCTCGGCAGCCTGCGAAAGCTGTTCTTCAAAGGATTCCTGCGGCGTCAGCCATCACCCTTCTGAAGAAATGACGGTTATTTTATCAAACACGCTTGGTGTAATAAAAGGAGACCGCGTGATTGTGGGCATTAATTCAGCACCCATGCTTTTTTTAAGTTTCCTCCTTTATGTATTCCCAATTATACTGCTCATCATTGGAGCACTGATCGGGGATGCCCTTGCCCCTGTTTTGGAAATGAGCAGATCCGCCCTTTCCATGGGTTTTGGTTTCTTACTATTTGCAGTCGCTTTTTTTATTATTAGAAAAAAACAAGCAGGCATGTCAAAAAAAGACAAATATAAACCCTTTCTCGTTAGAAAAAAAAGCCCGCTCAGTTCATAG